The genome window TCGGTTTCCCTTTCCGGCATTGCGAACAAAGCAGGTGGTTGAGTAGGCGGCGGGTTCCGATACGCCCTTCGGGCTACTCAACCAGCGCCGCCGTACACTTGCACCAGCACGCAAGTGCAGGTGTCGAAACCGCAAGTTCGCAATGACATGAAACTATGGCTGATACGGCTCCTGATACCAACTGTAATCCCAGAAGTTATACGGCATGGAATTCAACTTCCACGCGCCGTTCTGCTTCACCAGCAGGGCGCGGTCGGAGTTTGAATAACGGCTGGAAAAAGGATCGGTGTTGGAATAATAGATCGCGAGCGAGACAATCGCCTCATCATCATGGATCTCCACCGAACCGATATCCACGCCCACATCGCCGGGGTTGACCATGCCATTAAAAAAGGAACGGCGGAACTCTTCATAGGCCGGTTTGTGTTCCAGGTCTGCAAGGTAGCCGTAGGCTTTCTGGTAATCCTTGTTCAAAACAGCCAGTACATAGTTATGCACCACGCCGTCCGGAGCGGAATCTGCAACATAATCCCGCCCATCCTGCCGCGTGAAGAACAGTCCCAGCGCGAGCAGGATGAGGGCGCCGATGCCTATCAGAATGCCGGTCAAAAATCTATCCTGTTTCATAAATACCTCCAGTTCCATCTTAACTGTACTCCAAATTGACGAAAAAAACTGCCAAAAAGTTTCAGCGCTGGCTCTACCCTATTGGGTGGTGTATTTGTACTGCCAGAGAAACAAGATTTACTATAGGTAACACCTGCGAGAGAATTATTTGACAAATCTGGGCAACCCGAATCTCATCTTTTTCCCTACATGATTATTAAGGTTTTCCATTGACTCCGACCGCTGAAAGCCGTAAAATGGATAAATCTTATCAGATTTGCAAGGTTTTCTCCTATTTGAGGATTGAGGAGTTAAAGATGAAACTTAATGATCGCTTTCTTGTTCCCGGTCTTATTATTATATTGACCCTGCTTGCGAGCCTGATCCTCCCGGTCGCCGTCCTGGCGGACGAGGTGAATCCGCCCGAGGAACCGGTCGTGGAGGAAACAATTGACGGGGACCCCGCGCCCCCGTCCGTTTCGGAAATATTAGAGGATCTCCCAGAGAACACCGAAGTGGTTGTTCTGGATGAGGAGGGCACCCTCCTGCCGCTTGCCAGCGAGGCGGCGGCAGAGATCATCACAGATACCGACCCCATGTGGTGTCCGGTGGGGGTATTGCCCGGCGGTGCCGGCTGCACGATCAATTTCGCCACCCCCCAACTCCTCATCAACGACATGGACAGCAGCAACCCGGCCACCAGCGCCTCCATGTATGAGCAGGACGGAATTATCTACTTCACTGCCAGTCCGGGCGGTTCATTCGTGCTGGTACCCGGCGGCGGTAATCATAACATTGCCTTCCTTGGAGGGAATCCCATTTATGAACCGGACTATAATGCGCTAAAAGGTTTTAACCTGACTCTTCAAGGCGGGTGGAACGGCGATACAGTAACCCCCGCCTTCAGCGGACAGACCGATTTTGATTCGAATCGCATCCAGATCGGTACAAGTGCCAATCCGTGGGTTGGCGATATTACGCTGAATGACCTCGCCTTTAACGAGGTCTTGTTTGGGAATAGCGTGACAATCCATACAACCAGCGGGGATATCACCCTGAACAATGTTGATGTCCAGGAGCAACGAAGTATCATCCTGAACAACACAGCCCTGCTCAGTTCCGACTCCGGGGATATCACGGTGAGCAACAGCAGTTTCGACGGAGACAATACCGGGTTAAGCCACAGTAACGGCTTCTATGCAAATACCAATTCCGGTTCGATCAATATTTCGAATACAAGCTTCACGGATGCACGCGGGTTGATCCTGGACCGCGACGGCGCAACGTTGAGCGGTGTGAACATTACCCTGAACAACGTGACCGCCAGCGGCAACGACGGGAACGGCATTGTGATCAACGCCAGCGGTGACGCGACCGTCACCTGCAGCTTCTTCCAGAACAACGCAAACGGCTATGGCATTGAGGCCGGCTCGAATGGCACGCTGCATTTCAATGGTGTCACCTTCGGCGGGAACGGCTCAGGCGATTACAACATCTTCAATGGCAGCCTGGTCGAGGATCCAAACTGCGCCCCGATCCCGGGCGGGGGAGGTGGCGGGAGTGGAGGCAGCAAGAGTTTATTATCCGCGATCATCCCGGTTACCGGCGACGAGAAGGTCACCTGCGATGGCTCCATGACCAATATTACGGTGCATCTGCCCAACGGCGATCATGTAATCCTGCCCTGTCCGATCAACGACTTTGCCTTCATAAACAGTCTGCCTGCCGGGGGCTTGCCCGCCGCGCTTGACCCAGGCTATGAATTCATATCGGCTCTTACCGCCAATGTACTCAAGGATAATGCCCTCATAAAGACCATGGAGGATTTCATGGTCGTATCCTTCATCATCCCCGTAGGGATGGAAAACGAGGAATTCGCCATACTCTATTGGGATGAAACCGCCGAAAATGGCTCCGGCGGCTGGGTTGAACTTCCCCTTCAACCTCTTGACGGGAACGGTATCCCCACAGACCTGCATGACCCCTCTGATGGGAAAAAGATCTCCGTCGGTGTACATACAACCGAAGATGGCTATGTTTCCGTCAGCGTCAATTTCACGGGATCCTTCATACTGGTAAAGAAATAACCTTCCATTCAATGGAAACGCCCGTCTGAGCATGGTTCAGACGGGTGTTTTTGTTTTCCAATCACGGTATACTTAATCCATCATTTCACAAGGAGCACCCATATGACCATTTCCGCACCCCGCTGGGATATGACCAACGTCTATCCTTCGCTTGATTCAAAGCAATTCAAGAATGCCGTCAAGAAATACACGTCTGCGCTGGATGAACTGGAAACCTTCTTCCAAAAAGCCGGCAAAGCCAATGCAAATACCGAGCCGAAGAAACTTGGCATACTGCTCGGCGAATCCGTGGACCGTTTCAACGCACTTTTTGAACTTTCGAACACCCTGGATCCCTACATCTATTCCTTCATCTCCACCGACTCGCGGGACAAGGAGGCCATGCGCATCCTTTCCGAATTCGAACAAATGTCAGTGCAGGCGAACATCCTCAACACCAAATTCCGCGCCTGGGTCGGAAAGCTCGGCAAGCCCGCCGTCAGGAAAGCTGCGAAGACCAACCTTTCAGCAAAGGCACACGAATTCGCCCTGCTCGAAAACGCGGAACAATCCAAATATCTGATGAGCGAAGCGGAGGAAGCCCTCGCCGCCGAACTGACCTTGAGCGGGGGCAACGCCTTCGGAAAATTGCAGGGGACGATCACTTCGCAGCTCAGCGTGGACTTTGAGCTGGACGGCACGCCCCAGAAGATGCCCATGCCCGCGCTGATCAATCTGCGCTCGCATCCCGACGAAGCCACCCGCCGCCGCGGCTATGAAGCGGAGAATGCCGCCTGGGAGGGGGTCAAGGAAACATTGACGGCCTGCATGAACGGCGTCAAGGGTGAGACGCTCGCGCTCGATAAAAAGCGCGGACGCGAGGATGCCGTCCACGCCTCGCTCGACTTTGCCCGCATCGACCGCGCCACATTGGATGCCATGCTCGGCGCGATGAAGGATTCCTTCCCGATGTTCGAGCGCTACTTCAAACATAAAGCCAAACTGCTTGGCAAGGAAAAACTCGCCTGGTGGGATCTCTTCGCGCCGATGGGCAGGACCGACAAG of Anaerolineales bacterium contains these proteins:
- a CDS encoding right-handed parallel beta-helix repeat-containing protein; translated protein: MKLNDRFLVPGLIIILTLLASLILPVAVLADEVNPPEEPVVEETIDGDPAPPSVSEILEDLPENTEVVVLDEEGTLLPLASEAAAEIITDTDPMWCPVGVLPGGAGCTINFATPQLLINDMDSSNPATSASMYEQDGIIYFTASPGGSFVLVPGGGNHNIAFLGGNPIYEPDYNALKGFNLTLQGGWNGDTVTPAFSGQTDFDSNRIQIGTSANPWVGDITLNDLAFNEVLFGNSVTIHTTSGDITLNNVDVQEQRSIILNNTALLSSDSGDITVSNSSFDGDNTGLSHSNGFYANTNSGSINISNTSFTDARGLILDRDGATLSGVNITLNNVTASGNDGNGIVINASGDATVTCSFFQNNANGYGIEAGSNGTLHFNGVTFGGNGSGDYNIFNGSLVEDPNCAPIPGGGGGGSGGSKSLLSAIIPVTGDEKVTCDGSMTNITVHLPNGDHVILPCPINDFAFINSLPAGGLPAALDPGYEFISALTANVLKDNALIKTMEDFMVVSFIIPVGMENEEFAILYWDETAENGSGGWVELPLQPLDGNGIPTDLHDPSDGKKISVGVHTTEDGYVSVSVNFTGSFILVKK
- a CDS encoding M3 family oligoendopeptidase, with the translated sequence MTISAPRWDMTNVYPSLDSKQFKNAVKKYTSALDELETFFQKAGKANANTEPKKLGILLGESVDRFNALFELSNTLDPYIYSFISTDSRDKEAMRILSEFEQMSVQANILNTKFRAWVGKLGKPAVRKAAKTNLSAKAHEFALLENAEQSKYLMSEAEEALAAELTLSGGNAFGKLQGTITSQLSVDFELDGTPQKMPMPALINLRSHPDEATRRRGYEAENAAWEGVKETLTACMNGVKGETLALDKKRGREDAVHASLDFARIDRATLDAMLGAMKDSFPMFERYFKHKAKLLGKEKLAWWDLFAPMGRTDKVYSWDEARDFIVNNFNKFSPELGTFAKRAFDNNWIDAEQRDGKRGGAFCMGVEAVKESRILSNFDGSFDQVSTLAHELGHAFHNECAYQAGKTPLQQQTPMTLAETASIMCETIVTEAVLEQVTDPQEVLAVLEAQLNNASQVVVDIYSRYLFEKEVFERRAQSELSADDLNDIMERAQKASYGEGLDGKYLQKFMWTWKPHYYTSGFSFYNYPYTFGLLFATGLYAIYQKRGAEFVPEYKKLLASTGEARAAELADQFGINIRTKKFWTDSLAIIGRRVDRYCQL